The sequence below is a genomic window from Setaria italica strain Yugu1 chromosome IV, Setaria_italica_v2.0, whole genome shotgun sequence.
TTGCCCTGCTCGCCAAACGAACGATCTCAACAATGCTCAAAATCGCTGCCAATAAATTTCTCTGGAGGTAGCCTGCACGAAGGAAGTAAAGCATACGTAGACGTAGCACTTGTAGAATACAACCATCATCGATAATATATTGCTTAGTTAGCAAGTATAATCGTAGCAAAAACTAGCATGGACATTTTGCTTTGTAGCTTTTGAATTGCCGGTCCTTGTTTGGATGCTGATAAGATAACACAGTCAAAAGTCTTGAGCTCCACATCTACCTGTCAATCAATAGCACGATTCTTCTCATACTTAACACTCAACCAAACCTGACGCACGAAACACATCCTTTTCCTGACGCTAACATTGCCTTGTCAAACACAAGGAAACTGGAAAAAGGAACCGTCAGAAAAACATCACACTGATCCAGCATCACGCAAGCACTAGCTTTTCAACCCATATGAACAGTGCGattgccttttttttccccaatGGTTTGAGCATGGGGAACACTTAACACTGTAATTAAGCTTGGTAAAATGTTGCTCCGTGGCCATTGATGAACAGCACCGGTTCTACGGGGAGTCGAAGCCGTTCGGGAACGACTCGTACAAGTCGGCCGAGACGCTGGGCTACCTGACGTCGACGCAGGCGCTCGCCGACTTCGCCATCCTCATCGGGAGCCTGAAGCAGAACCTCTCCGCCGAGGGCGcccccgtcgtcgtcttcggcgGCTCCTACGGCGGCAGTAAGTTCATCCTCTGATTGGGTACAGTTATCTCTTGCCAGGAACGAACAATGCACATGATGAACATGTACCTGTCATGTTCCTTGCGACGCGGATCTGGATCTGCCTACTTATTCTTGAAAGATCAGTTATCTCTATTAGTTTACTTATTACTTGCTGACCGTGTTGAATTGTAGTTGCGTGTCCGAATAGGACGTGTTGATTAGATAATTAAACCAGCTCACTTTGTTTATGGTTGTGCTTGACTGATGCTTAGCTTGTTGTTTGCAGTGTTGGCTTCATGGTTCAGGATCAAGTACCCCCACGTCGCCATTGGAGCCCTGGCGTCCTCCGCGCCAATCCTGCAGTTCGACTACATAACACCGTGGAGCAGCTTCTACGATGCCGTCTCGCAAGACTTCAAGGTACTAATGGTTGATAACAACTGCATTTTTATACTCCTCTACACAAATAATAACTTTCATCTAAAGAATGAGTGGTACCTCGGTCTCAAATCTTAAATGGATATGATTGAGAAGTTGAGTTTTGGGATTGTTATGGTAGGATATGATTAGTTTCATGTCTCTCTGGGTTTAATTACTGACAAACTACAACTTTCTGAACAGAATAATTGATCAAAATATCTGCACAATGGCCCAGATAGCTTAGGGCAAAACAGACACCTTTTGACCTGTGTCTCCAGGACAGTACTCTGCTAACCGATGGTGTCAGCTCTGaatcaggccatgtttagttactcccaactcccaactttgacactatgcaaaaagaagattccccatcacatcaaacttgcggtacatgcatggagtactaaatgtagatgaaattaaaaactaattgcacagttttgttgtactttgcgagacgaatcttttgagcctaattagtcaatatttggacaataattcacaaatacaaacgaaacgctacagtgtgctacagtgctgtaacagtaatttggcacctcccaaattccccaactaaacaaggcctcaatAGCACTGATCTAATGCAAGGACACATTGGTTAGTTAGCATGTCTTTGGGTCTTTGCTGCAGGTGGCTACAAAGATCAATGAACGTTCAGTGTTTTCAGTTGTTTAGCTGCACTTGACCTTACTACTTTTCCGTTGCCCCAGTGCTGTTCATGATCGTGCAACTTATTAATTCTTGGATTGAAATGTCACATTGTCACCTGCCAATAATGCAACTAAATCAGCTACTCATGAATCCATGACTTTGATGGCTCAGTGTTTTATGAGCTCGATTGCGATACTTAACCGCGCATCTGAATTGTATATAACTTCTCAATTTCACTTGCATTATGTAGCTGTAAATCAGGTCCTTGGTCTACTTGAAAATTGTTTTGTGATTGAGAGAacccctttttttttgaaacaccTGAGTGCTTGTCTAAAAAAGGAACGTGTCATCCCAAGCATTCCATGTCCATGACTAAACAAGGTAAAAAGCAGACGAACTGGCTTTCGTGCTGGTGACATCTTTGTCAGATTATTGTATTGATACTTTGTTAGTCATTGTCCCAAGCTATAAGATATGCCAATTCTTCCCCCCTACGATGTTTACTGATTGCAGCTTGCAACGAACGTTTGCAGTCTGAGAGCTTCAACTGCTTCAGCGTCATCAAGGCAACCTGGGATGTGCTGGATGAGAGAGGGGCCAGCGACAAAGGGCTCCTGGAGCTCAGTAAATTGTTCAGAGCCTGCAAGTAAGTTCATTTTAAACTCAAACTCGTCTCGATCATGTCAGGGAATGAAAGCAGACTTACTGGTCTTGATTATTGCCTGCAAGTAATGCCTGAGTACTGGATTGAGTTGTGTGAAGTGCAAGTAAATCGAGCATTAGTCAAATACTTAGGCAACTATAGGTTCTTTGTCTTTTTTATTCCCGTCATGCATATATAAATTCATAAATAATAGGACATGCGTGTACAGCTCAACTTGACAAGGATGCTCAACTATTGAGCACTAATGATGTACCATCTTTTCAGGCACTAATGATATATCTTTATTATATGCTGCAACttaaatttgttttttttttcctgcactCCATTTTCAGGACTGTGAAGTATGCTTATTCGATCCCAAACTGGCTGTCGACAGCATTCACCTACACTGCCATGGTGGACTATCCGACCCCGGCTAATTTCCTGGAGAATCTACCTGCCTACCCTGTCAAGGAGGTTGTCCATTTTTACCCACATTCTACAACCAATTCTCCCATTTGAACCAAATTAATCACAGCAGATAGTGTTTCGGAATTGCCAATCTGAACTGCACGAACTATTCcagttcttctgaacttgtgTTTCAAAACCGTGTGCCAAACGTAACCTTGTATTAGCAATAATCCACTTCAGTTCTAGTGATCATGTAAGTTCTCATGAAAACTTCTGCAGATGTGCAAGATCATCGACGGGTTCCCCACAAACACAGACATTCTGGAAAAGGCATTCGCAGCGGCGAGCTTGTACTACAACTACACAGGAGACCTGACTTGCAACCCGATTGAGGACGAAGATGACCCGCATGGCCTCGATGGCTGGCAATGGCAGGTAAACCTGAAAGATAATTAGTACCATGCTAGTGAAAGCACATATAATCTCAGATTGTTGACATACTCCTGTGTAGGCTTGCACCGAGATGATTATGCCAATGACAGTCTCCAATGAAAGCATGTTCCCACCATCCAGCTTCAGTTACAAAGACAGGTCTGATGGATGTTTTCAGAGCTGGGGGGTTCGGCCGAGGCCACATTGGATCACCACTGAATATGGTGGATATGTAAGTGTTTCTTTAGAGTTTCAGTGTGCGCATATGAACCCTTAGTGGAAATAATTGCTGGTATACCAAGTGCTTCATTTGGTTCTGCATTGCACACTTTGCTGCAGAAAATCGATAAGGTGCTCAAGAGATTTGGGAGCAACATTATCTTCTCCAACGGAATGCGAGATCCATGGAGTCGAGGCGGGTGGGTCTATATGATTTCTTTGCTGCCTGAGCATTACTCGTGATAGTTTGAGTCTTCCATATAACAGTTGTGTTGCAATTGTAACCAGGGTGCTCAAGAACATCTCATCCAGCATCATTGCCCTTGTCACAGAGAAAGGTGAGCAAGAAAGTGAAGAAAATAACTGTAAGACTGTAGTAGCATTTTTATTCTGATTCACTTATCAGCTACTTTTCATGGTGATCAGGGGCTCATCATTTGGACTTCAGATCGGCAACGAAGGGGGATCCTGACTGGGTTATAGAACAAAGGAGACAAGAAGTTGAGATCATACAGGGATGGATAGATCAGTATCATCAGGACATGGCTGAAATATACTACTGAGAAGGTTCTATTACAGTTACAGTCAAGGAAGACAATATATTTGATTTATGGaaaacaataaaataaaaaaggaaaatttcCTTCTTACACACGATGATTAACAGGGCAAGTTAAGATAACATAAGGTGAAAAGTCAATAAGTTATGTCACTGAACATCACAAACTGTACGTTGTACTCAAATGGTCTTGCACGAATCATGAATGAATGTTTCTTTCATGATCAGTTTCTATTTCTGAAACTTCATTACTTTGCTTGGCTACGATT
It includes:
- the LOC101782958 gene encoding lysosomal Pro-X carboxypeptidase, which codes for MAAAASSAPPLLALLPLLLLLAAFSPATATAARSSNPRAPFPPLAPLHLQALRQQRARARSSDVKYVTAAAAAADGASNGTAAKPFTAHYFPQELDHFTFTPNASMVFYQKYLVNDTYWRRPSGGRKGGAAGPLFVYTGNEGDIEWFATNTGFMFDIAPKFGALLVFIEHRFYGESKPFGNDSYKSAETLGYLTSTQALADFAILIGSLKQNLSAEGAPVVVFGGSYGGMLASWFRIKYPHVAIGALASSAPILQFDYITPWSSFYDAVSQDFKSESFNCFSVIKATWDVLDERGASDKGLLELSKLFRACKTVKYAYSIPNWLSTAFTYTAMVDYPTPANFLENLPAYPVKEMCKIIDGFPTNTDILEKAFAAASLYYNYTGDLTCNPIEDEDDPHGLDGWQWQACTEMIMPMTVSNESMFPPSSFSYKDRSDGCFQSWGVRPRPHWITTEYGGYKIDKVLKRFGSNIIFSNGMRDPWSRGGVLKNISSSIIALVTEKGAHHLDFRSATKGDPDWVIEQRRQEVEIIQGWIDQYHQDMAEIYY